A genomic segment from Actinomadura hallensis encodes:
- a CDS encoding GNAT family N-acetyltransferase, whose amino-acid sequence MRIRAFVEDDLTALIELTIEAFRPYHEDVFRPMVGEVVFTNQHGGWQDDYREQIPELHAPERHAYVAVAEDGDGIAGYVAWSVDPDRKNGSVSHLAVSAAHRRNHVGTALCEHAFAQMRDLGAEVVEIGTGGDAFHAPARALYERLGCTPVPVTIYYREL is encoded by the coding sequence ATGCGCATTCGCGCTTTCGTCGAGGACGACCTGACGGCGCTCATCGAGCTGACCATCGAGGCGTTCCGTCCGTATCACGAGGACGTCTTCCGCCCCATGGTGGGCGAGGTCGTCTTCACCAACCAGCACGGCGGCTGGCAGGACGACTACCGCGAGCAGATCCCCGAGCTCCACGCGCCCGAGCGGCACGCGTACGTCGCGGTCGCGGAGGACGGGGACGGCATCGCGGGATACGTGGCGTGGAGCGTCGACCCCGACCGCAAGAACGGCAGCGTCTCGCACCTCGCCGTCTCGGCCGCGCATCGCCGGAACCACGTGGGCACCGCCCTGTGCGAGCACGCCTTCGCGCAGATGCGGGACCTCGGCGCCGAGGTGGTCGAGATCGGCACCGGAGGCGACGCCTTCCACGCGCCCGCCAGGGCCCTGTACGAGCGGCTCGGGTGCACCCCGGTGCCGGTAACGATCTACTACCGGGAGCTCTGA
- a CDS encoding ABC transporter substrate-binding protein: MLEQDATGSHQGPVVSRRTVLSWAAALGGSMAFASACGSGDEGGGGAGGLTGSAAISGLQSIVTAAPFAIAAKEFYAEASVKLTNVHISGGTDTVRSIMGKSPVGSAATVSSIIAYQAGATKLRIIAGGFNAPSVVFVGKSGSDITRDKELSGKKIGIAGTGSPVEFFAKLAITKAGYTPGKEVEIVAVGDYASVWPSVKEGIVDLGALVPPQSAQATMSGEGEIVISSADLMPKWADTSICTTTDVIKEQPEALRGWLGAVDSALTMIREDLPQAAQIWAAHLDIPREVAEEALKSVPTEAWTLDLDMSYLKEPAAAAVELGLSKRADVGDLFDGSILESM, from the coding sequence GTGCTGGAACAGGACGCGACAGGGAGTCACCAGGGGCCGGTCGTCAGCAGGCGGACCGTGCTGAGCTGGGCCGCCGCCCTCGGCGGGAGCATGGCCTTCGCGAGCGCCTGTGGCTCCGGCGACGAAGGTGGCGGCGGTGCCGGCGGTCTCACCGGGTCGGCGGCCATCTCGGGGCTTCAGTCGATCGTGACCGCGGCTCCGTTCGCGATCGCGGCCAAGGAGTTCTACGCCGAGGCGTCGGTGAAGCTGACCAACGTACACATCTCCGGCGGTACGGACACGGTGCGAAGCATCATGGGCAAGTCGCCCGTGGGCAGTGCCGCCACGGTCTCCAGCATCATCGCCTACCAGGCCGGAGCCACAAAGCTGCGGATCATCGCCGGCGGGTTCAACGCGCCCTCCGTGGTCTTCGTCGGCAAGTCCGGCTCGGACATCACCCGCGACAAGGAGCTGTCCGGCAAGAAGATCGGTATCGCGGGGACGGGCTCGCCGGTGGAGTTCTTCGCCAAGCTGGCCATCACCAAGGCCGGCTACACCCCCGGCAAGGAGGTGGAGATCGTCGCGGTGGGCGACTACGCCTCCGTCTGGCCCTCGGTGAAGGAGGGCATCGTCGACCTGGGGGCGCTGGTTCCTCCGCAGTCCGCCCAGGCGACGATGAGCGGCGAGGGTGAGATCGTCATCTCCTCCGCCGACCTGATGCCGAAGTGGGCGGACACCAGCATCTGCACGACCACGGATGTGATCAAGGAGCAGCCGGAGGCGCTGCGCGGCTGGCTGGGGGCGGTCGACTCCGCGCTCACCATGATCCGGGAGGACCTGCCGCAGGCGGCGCAGATCTGGGCTGCGCACCTCGACATCCCCCGCGAGGTCGCCGAGGAGGCGCTGAAATCGGTGCCGACCGAGGCGTGGACGCTCGATCTCGACATGTCCTACCTCAAGGAGCCGGCGGCGGCCGCCGTCGAACTGGGCCTGTCCAAGAGGGCGGACGTCGGCGACCTGTTCGACGGCTCGATCCTGGAGTCCATGTGA
- a CDS encoding ABC transporter ATP-binding protein, translating into MSAPVANEIRFEGLGLEYTTKAGPIQAIKNLTGTVPAGKFVSLIGPSGCGKSSLLDIASSLVRPTSGSMLVDGKEVREPRASTSMVFQEAALLPWRTILDNVAFPLEVRGVGKRARHDRARELLRTVGLEGFAEQRPNSLSGGMRQRAAIARALSTEPTLLLMDEPFGALDQQTRMIMCTQLTEIWEQFGCTVLFVTHDIGEAIALSDLVWVMSRRPGSIKREVVVDLPRPRAADLPTNPRFQELEAELWSLLREEADAMHLGTSTGSATKDRTHSTAGDPV; encoded by the coding sequence GTGAGCGCTCCGGTCGCCAACGAGATCCGTTTCGAAGGGCTCGGCCTGGAATACACCACGAAGGCGGGCCCCATCCAGGCCATCAAGAATCTGACCGGAACCGTCCCCGCGGGGAAGTTCGTCTCCCTGATCGGACCGAGCGGCTGCGGCAAGAGTTCGCTGCTTGACATCGCGAGCAGCTTGGTCAGGCCCACCTCGGGCTCGATGCTGGTGGACGGGAAAGAGGTCCGGGAGCCGAGAGCGTCAACCTCAATGGTCTTCCAGGAGGCGGCCCTGCTCCCGTGGCGGACCATCCTGGACAACGTCGCCTTCCCGCTGGAGGTGAGAGGGGTCGGCAAACGGGCGCGCCACGACCGCGCCCGGGAACTGCTGCGCACGGTCGGCCTGGAAGGCTTCGCCGAGCAGCGGCCGAACAGTCTTTCCGGCGGGATGCGGCAACGGGCTGCGATCGCCCGGGCCCTGAGCACCGAACCCACCCTGCTGCTGATGGACGAGCCGTTCGGCGCCCTCGACCAGCAGACTCGGATGATCATGTGCACCCAGCTCACCGAGATCTGGGAGCAGTTCGGCTGCACGGTGCTGTTCGTGACCCACGACATCGGTGAGGCGATCGCGCTGTCCGATCTTGTGTGGGTGATGTCGCGCCGGCCGGGTTCCATCAAGCGGGAGGTCGTCGTGGACCTGCCCCGCCCGCGGGCCGCGGACCTTCCCACCAATCCCCGCTTCCAGGAGCTGGAGGCCGAACTCTGGTCCCTGTTGCGCGAGGAGGCCGATGCGATGCACCTTGGCACGTCGACGGGCTCGGCGACCAAGGACCGGACGCATTCGACTGCGGGGGACCCGGTCTGA
- a CDS encoding ABC transporter permease — protein MLLGLVAAWEVAGRAGALDPLTWSRPSVIGLEAGRLVNETEFIWDVESSILNIAYGFSVGVAAGALVGATFSRAPTAIRGSLLGWLAAVQGIPFIVFYPVLLTVFGLTRMPIVSIVALVVFIPVTLSVAIGLSSISNEYLRLSRVLLLSRRQAILKIYLPAAVPLVFPGLRLGFSLALISTIGMEFIVASKGLGYRVAESYHAFAVEQMYAVIVWICAGAVVVNSLLSWIEGRLRQDAVTT, from the coding sequence GTGCTGCTCGGCCTGGTGGCGGCCTGGGAGGTGGCGGGCCGCGCCGGTGCCCTGGATCCCCTCACTTGGTCCCGCCCCAGCGTGATCGGCCTGGAGGCCGGACGGCTGGTCAACGAAACCGAGTTCATCTGGGACGTCGAGTCGAGCATTCTCAACATCGCCTACGGATTCTCGGTCGGGGTGGCGGCGGGTGCCTTGGTCGGGGCGACTTTCAGCCGGGCGCCCACAGCGATCCGGGGTTCACTGCTCGGCTGGCTGGCGGCGGTGCAGGGGATTCCGTTCATCGTGTTCTATCCGGTGCTGCTGACGGTGTTCGGGCTGACCCGGATGCCGATCGTCTCCATCGTGGCGCTGGTGGTCTTCATCCCGGTCACTCTCAGCGTCGCCATCGGGTTGAGCTCGATTTCCAACGAGTACCTCCGGCTTTCCAGGGTGCTGTTGCTCTCGCGCCGTCAGGCGATCCTCAAAATCTATCTTCCGGCCGCGGTGCCGCTGGTTTTCCCCGGTCTGCGACTCGGCTTCTCACTGGCGCTGATCTCCACCATCGGGATGGAGTTCATCGTTGCCTCCAAGGGACTGGGTTATCGAGTGGCGGAGTCCTACCACGCCTTCGCCGTGGAGCAGATGTACGCGGTGATCGTGTGGATCTGTGCTGGAGCAGTCGTGGTCAACTCGCTGCTTTCCTGGATTGAGGGACGACTAAGGCAGGATGCGGTGACCACATGA
- a CDS encoding ABC transporter permease codes for MSLSVSLSRRVPWQGPLLGTGVAIAALLLWLLVSSLTPYIASPGSTLSAIAEGVRSGFLTSAARASLSATLAGFALASAVSLGLSYMLAANSFLGKVFTPVLHSYGSLPHIIFLPILLMVFGTGTSSKVAMAALVAVFPMTVNMIGGLAAVPRTWLKMGRVSGGSRLRVIAKVHVRGALPSMLVGLRLGFGSAFLAVVISEFFGSDSGLGVAMAAAYGSLDYAKLSAVVVMTLLISLLGNSVIRLVERRLDT; via the coding sequence ATGAGCCTGTCCGTTTCGCTCTCTCGGCGTGTTCCCTGGCAGGGGCCGCTTCTGGGGACCGGTGTCGCCATCGCGGCCCTGTTGCTATGGCTTCTGGTGTCCAGCCTGACGCCCTACATAGCCTCGCCCGGTTCCACGCTTTCGGCCATTGCGGAAGGCGTCCGTTCCGGCTTCCTCACGAGTGCGGCGCGGGCCAGCCTGTCCGCCACCCTGGCCGGTTTCGCGCTGGCCTCCGCGGTCTCGCTGGGACTCAGCTATATGCTGGCGGCGAACTCATTTCTGGGTAAGGTCTTCACCCCGGTCCTGCACTCCTACGGCAGTCTGCCGCACATCATCTTCCTGCCAATCCTGCTGATGGTGTTCGGCACGGGAACGTCCTCCAAGGTCGCCATGGCCGCCTTGGTGGCGGTGTTCCCAATGACGGTGAACATGATCGGTGGACTGGCGGCGGTACCGCGGACATGGCTGAAGATGGGCCGGGTCAGCGGAGGCAGCCGGCTCCGCGTCATAGCAAAAGTGCATGTCCGCGGTGCGTTGCCGTCCATGCTGGTCGGGCTGCGCCTGGGATTCGGATCCGCTTTCTTGGCGGTCGTCATCTCGGAGTTCTTCGGTTCGGATTCGGGATTGGGCGTGGCCATGGCTGCGGCGTACGGCTCGCTGGACTACGCCAAGCTGTCCGCAGTAGTGGTGATGACGCTTCTGATCTCTCTGCTCGGCAATTCCGTCATCCGGCTGGTCGAGCGCAGGCTGGACACCTGA
- a CDS encoding cation-translocating P-type ATPase — protein MGVPGASLARTVLSVPVAGVRRASQVAGAAGTLVAGGPDRRVWAEDGHAHIQVNDLPGDGDGRPGYVRALTGALRRLDGVSWAKVNAVTGNVLVAYAEREVNLGTLVDTVRDVEEAHRAARDDPAMHACPPDDELEWAAAVSALVADCAGTAGAMAGRLLALPPMPSPVRAAVSVADAAPHVRAVLERGLGRLRTDALLGVANAVAQGTGQSVAPLASDAAHRAFQLYEIGARRDAWRRREPRLAAGRQPQRRGGRARRPCPLPDGPVEKAAGRTELGLLLGGAGVLAGTHDPSAAAELLLATMPKAARHGREAFAAVLGHDLARRGAVVLDPGALRRLDRVSAVVIDSAVLCGGEPRLLSATGDGLDDADVWRAADALLSGSGGDTPPDGDMRLEEVAGALSDPAGMTLDLLDGRGVRRGRVQVGCTLDPMAEALLAAAHQAADVVVLTEHASTRELLPWGDDSPVAVDDLTRSVRALQREGHGVLVVTRGQDRALDAADVGVGVLSEGGPADLLCGPGLAEAWRLLTAVRPARRASERAAGMAVSASVLGALLIAGRRPRRPGVAGWRGAPPVHVAGLTAMLANAVGARRIDHRPPPPPAVRGAWHALTAGEAYRRLSRGAAGSAGSAAEAARPGETARPAGRGPRLAAAVRQELADPLTPVLALGAAASAVVGSSVDAMLVTGVMTGNALIGGAQRMRAERALGDLLLGQRVGARRLPPPRAAHEEAFAELRSAGPEPVPAGELRPGDLILLRAEDVVPADARLLWAESLEVDEAALTGESVPVDKDVEATPGADPAARRCMVYEGTTVVAGEAVALVVATAEATEAGRAAALAGAMDASSSMQDRLSELTREAVPATVLGGAAVTTLGMLRGLPLRRALGSGVALAVAAVPEGLPLVATLSQLAAARRLSGLGVLVRSTRALEALGRVDTLCFDKTGTLTEGRLRLVRASGPGRALPLTGPAGRRVLRTAARASPPPRGRRAAHATDRAVLDHAGGLPPDTGWTLVEELPFEATRGFSASLGRDGDRTVIAVKGAPEVLLGRCTLTPAGRRAAAATVRRMAGQGLRVLAVAERAVAGAAEVRGGIADHVHGLALLGFIGIADAPRPTAEAAVRRLNEAGVRTTVITGDHPDTAAAVAARLGIPGADRVVTGAELDAMSARERLRAVERAAVFARVSPAHKVRIVKDLRRAGRVVAMTGDGVNDAAAIRRADVGIAVAGRGSGAARNAADLVLTAPDTALILEALREGRALWHSVRDAAAILVGGNAGEVAFTVLGTALDGDAPLSTRQLLVVNMLTDMLPALAVALTPADLDEPFGGQGAAERLAAEPVRGFTGRDMRRVLAVRGTATAAAALASWRAGRLTRLVPGGRRRASTMALAALVCAQLSQTLLARRRSPLVIATCLVSAAALLAMVETPGLSRFFGCTPLGPAAWTVVLAAAALATLGAAAAPRLLPPAPLPG, from the coding sequence GTGGGGGTTCCGGGGGCGTCGCTGGCCAGGACGGTGCTGAGCGTGCCGGTCGCGGGCGTGCGGCGCGCCTCGCAGGTCGCGGGGGCGGCCGGGACCCTGGTCGCCGGCGGTCCCGACCGGCGGGTCTGGGCCGAGGACGGGCACGCCCACATCCAGGTCAACGACCTCCCGGGCGACGGGGACGGGCGCCCGGGGTACGTGCGGGCGCTGACGGGTGCGCTGCGGCGGCTGGACGGCGTGAGCTGGGCGAAGGTCAACGCGGTCACCGGGAACGTCCTCGTCGCCTACGCGGAGCGTGAGGTGAACCTGGGCACGCTCGTCGACACCGTCCGGGACGTGGAAGAGGCCCACCGCGCCGCCCGGGACGACCCGGCGATGCACGCGTGCCCGCCCGACGACGAGCTGGAGTGGGCGGCGGCCGTCTCCGCGCTCGTGGCGGACTGCGCGGGGACGGCCGGGGCGATGGCCGGCCGGTTGCTCGCCCTCCCGCCCATGCCGAGTCCTGTGCGGGCCGCGGTGTCGGTGGCGGACGCGGCGCCGCACGTGCGGGCGGTGCTGGAGCGGGGCCTCGGGAGGCTGCGCACCGACGCGCTTCTCGGGGTCGCGAACGCCGTCGCCCAGGGGACCGGGCAGAGCGTGGCGCCGCTCGCGTCCGACGCGGCGCACCGGGCGTTCCAGCTCTACGAGATCGGGGCGCGCAGGGACGCGTGGCGGCGCCGCGAGCCGCGGCTGGCGGCCGGGCGGCAGCCGCAGCGGCGCGGCGGCCGCGCGCGGCGCCCGTGCCCGCTGCCGGACGGGCCCGTCGAGAAGGCCGCCGGACGCACGGAGCTGGGGCTGCTTCTCGGCGGGGCCGGTGTGCTGGCGGGGACGCACGATCCCTCCGCCGCGGCGGAGCTGCTGCTGGCGACCATGCCGAAGGCGGCGCGGCACGGGCGGGAGGCGTTCGCGGCGGTGCTGGGGCACGACCTGGCGCGGCGCGGTGCGGTGGTGCTCGATCCGGGCGCGCTGCGCAGGCTCGACCGCGTCAGCGCGGTCGTCATCGACTCCGCGGTGCTGTGCGGCGGGGAACCGCGGCTGCTGTCCGCGACCGGCGACGGGCTGGACGACGCGGACGTGTGGCGCGCCGCCGACGCGCTCCTCTCCGGCTCCGGCGGGGACACGCCCCCGGATGGGGACATGCGTCTGGAGGAGGTCGCCGGGGCCCTGTCCGATCCGGCGGGAATGACCCTCGATCTGCTGGACGGGCGGGGCGTTCGGCGCGGCCGCGTCCAGGTGGGGTGCACGCTCGACCCGATGGCGGAGGCGCTGCTGGCGGCGGCGCACCAGGCGGCCGACGTGGTCGTCCTCACCGAGCACGCGAGCACGCGGGAACTGCTGCCCTGGGGCGACGACTCCCCGGTCGCCGTGGACGACCTCACGCGGTCCGTGCGGGCCCTGCAGCGCGAGGGCCACGGGGTGCTGGTGGTCACGCGGGGGCAGGACCGGGCGCTGGACGCCGCCGACGTCGGCGTGGGCGTCCTGAGCGAGGGCGGGCCCGCCGACCTGCTGTGCGGGCCGGGGCTCGCCGAGGCGTGGCGGCTGCTGACGGCGGTCCGTCCCGCGCGGCGCGCGAGCGAGCGCGCGGCCGGGATGGCGGTGAGCGCGTCGGTGCTCGGGGCGCTGCTGATCGCCGGGCGGCGGCCGCGCCGTCCCGGGGTCGCGGGGTGGCGGGGCGCGCCGCCGGTGCACGTCGCGGGCCTGACGGCGATGCTGGCCAACGCGGTCGGCGCCCGGCGGATCGACCACCGTCCGCCGCCCCCGCCCGCCGTCCGCGGCGCGTGGCACGCCCTCACCGCCGGGGAGGCGTACCGGCGGCTGTCGCGCGGCGCCGCCGGGAGCGCCGGGTCCGCCGCCGAGGCGGCCCGGCCCGGCGAGACGGCCCGGCCCGCCGGGAGGGGCCCGCGGCTGGCCGCGGCCGTGCGGCAGGAGCTGGCCGACCCGCTGACGCCGGTCCTCGCGCTCGGCGCGGCGGCGTCCGCGGTCGTCGGGTCCAGCGTGGACGCGATGCTCGTCACCGGCGTCATGACCGGCAACGCCCTCATCGGCGGCGCGCAGCGGATGCGGGCGGAACGGGCGCTCGGGGACCTGCTGCTCGGGCAGCGGGTCGGGGCCCGCCGCCTGCCGCCGCCGCGCGCCGCGCACGAGGAGGCGTTCGCGGAGCTGCGGTCGGCCGGGCCGGAACCGGTCCCGGCGGGCGAGCTGAGGCCCGGCGACCTGATCCTGCTTCGCGCCGAGGACGTCGTTCCCGCAGATGCCCGGCTGCTGTGGGCGGAGTCCCTGGAGGTGGACGAGGCGGCCCTCACCGGTGAATCGGTGCCCGTCGACAAGGACGTGGAGGCGACTCCCGGCGCCGACCCGGCCGCGCGGCGCTGCATGGTCTACGAGGGCACCACCGTCGTCGCCGGTGAGGCGGTCGCGCTCGTCGTCGCGACGGCCGAGGCGACCGAGGCCGGGCGCGCGGCGGCGCTGGCCGGGGCGATGGACGCCTCGTCCAGCATGCAGGACCGGCTGTCCGAGCTCACCCGCGAGGCGGTCCCCGCGACCGTGCTCGGCGGCGCGGCCGTCACGACGCTGGGGATGCTGCGCGGCCTGCCGCTGCGCCGCGCGCTCGGCTCCGGCGTGGCGCTCGCGGTGGCCGCCGTCCCCGAGGGGCTGCCGCTGGTCGCGACGCTGTCGCAGCTCGCGGCGGCGCGGCGGCTGTCCGGCCTCGGCGTGCTCGTCCGCTCGACGCGCGCGCTGGAGGCGCTGGGCCGCGTCGACACCCTGTGCTTCGACAAGACCGGCACCCTCACCGAGGGGCGGCTGCGGCTGGTCCGGGCGTCGGGGCCGGGCCGCGCGCTGCCGCTGACCGGTCCCGCGGGGCGGCGCGTCCTCCGCACCGCCGCGCGCGCCAGCCCGCCGCCGCGGGGGAGGCGCGCCGCGCACGCCACCGACCGGGCCGTCCTCGACCACGCGGGCGGCCTGCCGCCGGACACCGGCTGGACGCTGGTCGAGGAACTGCCCTTCGAGGCCACCCGCGGCTTCTCGGCCTCCCTCGGACGCGACGGCGACCGGACCGTCATCGCCGTCAAGGGCGCGCCGGAGGTGCTCCTCGGCAGGTGCACGCTCACCCCGGCCGGGCGCCGCGCCGCGGCCGCGACCGTGCGGCGCATGGCGGGGCAGGGCCTCCGCGTGCTGGCCGTGGCCGAACGCGCCGTCGCGGGCGCCGCCGAGGTGCGGGGAGGGATCGCCGACCACGTCCACGGCCTCGCGCTCCTCGGCTTCATCGGCATCGCGGACGCGCCGCGCCCCACCGCCGAGGCGGCGGTGCGGCGGCTGAACGAGGCGGGCGTGCGCACCACCGTGATCACCGGTGACCATCCGGACACGGCCGCCGCGGTGGCCGCGCGGCTCGGCATCCCCGGCGCCGACCGGGTCGTGACCGGGGCCGAGCTGGACGCCATGTCCGCCCGCGAACGGCTCCGCGCCGTGGAGCGCGCGGCCGTGTTCGCCCGCGTCTCCCCCGCCCATAAGGTCCGCATCGTGAAGGACCTGCGCCGCGCCGGGCGGGTCGTCGCGATGACCGGCGACGGGGTCAACGACGCCGCCGCCATCCGCCGCGCCGACGTCGGCATCGCCGTCGCGGGGCGCGGCTCAGGCGCGGCCCGCAACGCGGCCGACCTCGTCCTCACCGCGCCGGACACCGCGCTCATCCTGGAGGCGTTGAGGGAGGGCCGCGCCCTGTGGCACAGCGTCCGCGACGCGGCCGCGATCCTGGTCGGCGGCAACGCGGGCGAGGTGGCGTTCACCGTCCTCGGGACGGCCCTTGACGGGGACGCGCCGCTGTCCACCAGGCAGTTGCTCGTGGTCAACATGCTGACCGACATGCTCCCCGCCCTGGCGGTCGCGCTCACCCCCGCCGACCTCGACGAGCCGTTCGGGGGCCAGGGCGCCGCGGAGCGGCTCGCCGCCGAGCCGGTCCGCGGGTTCACCGGCCGGGACATGCGGCGGGTCCTGGCGGTGCGCGGCACCGCCACCGCGGCCGCCGCGCTGGCGTCCTGGCGGGCGGGACGGCTGACGCGTCTCGTCCCCGGCGGCCGCCGCCGCGCCTCCACGATGGCGCTGGCCGCCCTGGTCTGCGCCCAGCTCAGCCAGACGCTCCTCGCCCGCCGCCGCAGCCCGCTCGTCATCGCGACGTGCCTGGTCTCGGCCGCCGCCCTGCTCGCGATGGTCGAGACCCCCGGCCTCAGCCGCTTCTTCGGCTGCACCCCGCTGGGCCCCGCCGCCTGGACGGTCGTCCTCGCCGCGGCCGCCCTCGCGACGCTGGGCGCCGCAGCGGCCCCCCGCCTGCTCCCGCCCGCCCCTCTCCCCGGCTGA
- a CDS encoding sigma-70 family RNA polymerase sigma factor, with translation MVMTDPGADRDRTRFEREAVPYIDQLYAAALRMTRNPSDAEDLVQDAYARAYASFHQFEQGTNLRAWLYRILTNSFINEYRKRQRRPAEAAGEDIEDWQLAEAASHTPGGLKSAETAALERIPDNEVRQALADLPEEFRLPVYFADVEGFAYKEIAEILDVPMGTVMSRLHRGRRRLRAQLEDYARERGFVPSPA, from the coding sequence ATGGTCATGACCGATCCGGGTGCGGACAGGGACAGGACGCGGTTCGAGCGGGAGGCGGTGCCCTACATCGACCAGCTGTACGCCGCCGCCCTGCGCATGACCCGCAACCCCTCGGACGCCGAGGACCTCGTCCAGGACGCCTACGCGAGGGCCTACGCGTCGTTCCACCAGTTCGAGCAGGGGACGAACCTGAGGGCCTGGCTCTACCGCATCCTCACCAACAGCTTCATCAACGAGTACCGCAAGAGGCAGCGAAGGCCCGCCGAGGCCGCCGGCGAGGACATCGAGGACTGGCAGCTGGCGGAGGCGGCGTCGCACACGCCGGGCGGGCTGAAGTCCGCCGAGACGGCGGCGCTGGAGCGCATCCCCGACAACGAGGTGCGGCAGGCCCTCGCGGACCTGCCGGAGGAGTTCCGGCTGCCCGTCTACTTCGCGGACGTGGAGGGGTTCGCCTACAAGGAGATCGCGGAGATCCTCGACGTCCCGATGGGGACGGTCATGTCCCGCCTCCACCGGGGGCGGCGCAGGCTGCGCGCGCAGCTGGAGGACTACGCCCGCGAGCGCGGCTTCGTCCCGTCCCCGGCCTGA
- a CDS encoding ferritin-like domain-containing protein translates to MSDRAYAVVDLGALGFEEGAHILLNRALARIPPGAELAVTGTDPALEVHLAVWCREAGHRWTPREHGATGPVRGRVTRGRADADRWAGAERAGGPGPGEVVRRPSPSWGLAARGALVEPGGPGLAADLDDRDIVWADLAPKLYAHAASAQWDPATAVAWDSEVSLPDEVEKAVVQVMTYLVENEQAALVVPARLLARVHPHFREVLQLLAVQAADEARHVEVFTRRALLRGGEMGTSSAGGRSSLASLLAEPDFSLASFLLSVLGEGSFLSLLSFLDRHAPDPVTRQVARLARQDEARHVAFGVAHLEHRAALDPHLRSRLRAAVERRHDALRDTAGLNADVFDALVILAAGAWTPQAIAEGHRRVRNLHAEMDEGRRRRLARLGFPPDEAAELSALHTRNFM, encoded by the coding sequence ATGAGCGACCGGGCGTACGCGGTCGTGGACCTGGGCGCCCTCGGCTTCGAGGAGGGCGCCCACATCCTCCTGAACCGCGCGCTCGCCCGGATCCCGCCGGGCGCGGAACTCGCCGTCACCGGCACCGATCCCGCCCTGGAGGTCCACCTCGCGGTCTGGTGCCGCGAGGCGGGCCACCGCTGGACGCCCCGGGAGCACGGCGCCACCGGGCCGGTGCGCGGCCGCGTGACCCGCGGCCGGGCCGACGCCGACCGCTGGGCCGGCGCCGAACGCGCGGGCGGCCCCGGCCCCGGCGAGGTCGTGCGGCGGCCGTCCCCGAGCTGGGGACTGGCCGCCCGCGGCGCGCTGGTCGAACCGGGCGGCCCCGGCCTCGCCGCCGACCTGGACGACCGCGACATCGTCTGGGCCGACCTCGCGCCCAAGCTCTACGCCCACGCGGCCTCCGCGCAGTGGGACCCGGCGACGGCCGTCGCGTGGGACAGCGAGGTCTCCCTGCCGGACGAGGTCGAGAAGGCCGTCGTCCAGGTGATGACCTACCTCGTGGAGAACGAGCAGGCCGCCCTCGTCGTCCCGGCGCGGCTGCTGGCCCGCGTCCACCCGCACTTCCGCGAGGTCCTGCAGCTCCTCGCGGTGCAGGCCGCCGACGAGGCCCGCCACGTGGAGGTCTTCACCCGGCGCGCCCTCCTGCGCGGCGGCGAGATGGGGACCTCCTCGGCCGGCGGCCGCTCCTCCCTCGCCTCACTGCTGGCGGAACCGGACTTCTCCCTGGCCTCGTTCCTGCTGTCGGTGCTCGGCGAAGGGAGCTTCCTCAGCCTGCTGTCCTTCCTGGACCGGCACGCACCCGACCCGGTGACGCGCCAGGTCGCGCGGCTGGCCCGGCAGGACGAGGCGCGGCACGTCGCGTTCGGCGTCGCCCACCTGGAGCACCGGGCGGCGCTCGACCCGCACCTGCGCTCCCGGCTGCGGGCCGCCGTCGAGCGCAGGCACGACGCGCTGCGCGACACCGCGGGACTGAACGCCGACGTGTTCGACGCGCTGGTGATCCTCGCCGCCGGGGCGTGGACGCCGCAGGCCATCGCGGAGGGACACCGCCGCGTCCGGAACCTCCACGCCGAGATGGACGAGGGCCGCCGGCGCCGGTTGGCCCGCCTCGGCTTCCCCCCGGACGAGGCGGCCGAGCTGTCGGCGCTCCACACCCGCAACTTCATGTAG